The region GACGTAGACCTTGGCCGCGCCGTGCGCCTTCAGGCCGTCGGCCAGCTTCCCGGCGGTGCCGGCCGGGCCGACCACCACCGCGGACGGCTCACCCAGCGCGCGGGCCGCGGTCAGCAGCTCGAACGTGCTCTTCTTGTTCTCCCCGTCGACGTGATCGACGAGGACCAGAACCTCAGCCATTCCGGTTTCCTTCCTCTTCGTCTAGGGGGGTCAGATGAGCTTCTGCGAGACCAGGAACGCGGCGATCTTCGCGCCGCCGTCGCCCTCGTCCTCGACCTTCTCACCGGCCGACTTCGGCGGCTTCGGCTGCGCCGAGGTCACCGAGGTCAGCGCGTTCGCGAGCCCGACCTCCGACGCGTCGATCCCGGCGTCGGCCAGCGACAGGGTGGTCACCGGCTTCTTCTTCGCCGCCATGATCCCCTTGAACGACGGGTACCGCGGCTCGTTGATCTTCTCGTTCACCGAGACGACCGCCGGCAGCTCCGTGGTCAGGATCGTGACGCCGTCGTCGGTCTCCCGGCGCACCGTGACCGTCGAACCCTCGACCGTGAGCTCACGGGCGTGGGTCAGCGCCGGCAGGTCCAGGATGTCCGCGACCATCGCCGGGATCGCGCCCGAGCGGCCGTCGGACGCCTCGTTGCCGGCCAGGACCAGGTCCACCTCACCGAGGGTGCCGATCACCTTCGCCAGCGCCTTCGCGGTCTGCACCGCACAGGAGCCGTGCAACGCGGAGTCCGAGAGGTGCACCGCCTTGTCCGCACCCATGGACAGCGCCTTGCGGATCGCGTCCGTGGCCCGGTCCGGCCCCATCGTCACCACGGTGACCTCGGAGCCGTCGTTGGCCTCCTTGAGCTGCAGCGCGGACTCCACCGCACGCTCGTTGATCTCGTCCAGCACCGCGTCCGTCGCGTCGCGGTCCAGGGTGTGGTCACCGTCGGACAACTTCCGCTCGGAGTAGGTGTCCGGCACCTGCTTGACCAGTACGACGATGTTCATCGGACCTCTTCGACCTCCTGCCGGTGCGAGTCAC is a window of Pseudonocardia sp. T1-2H DNA encoding:
- a CDS encoding electron transfer flavoprotein subunit beta/FixA family protein codes for the protein MNIVVLVKQVPDTYSERKLSDGDHTLDRDATDAVLDEINERAVESALQLKEANDGSEVTVVTMGPDRATDAIRKALSMGADKAVHLSDSALHGSCAVQTAKALAKVIGTLGEVDLVLAGNEASDGRSGAIPAMVADILDLPALTHARELTVEGSTVTVRRETDDGVTILTTELPAVVSVNEKINEPRYPSFKGIMAAKKKPVTTLSLADAGIDASEVGLANALTSVTSAQPKPPKSAGEKVEDEGDGGAKIAAFLVSQKLI